One Triticum dicoccoides isolate Atlit2015 ecotype Zavitan chromosome 4B, WEW_v2.0, whole genome shotgun sequence genomic window carries:
- the LOC119292166 gene encoding mediator of RNA polymerase II transcription subunit 12-like, translated as MQRYAGAGNSNSSGFSGGPASAGGRDSSRLDVSPYAPPNYPLNPRRQQQLAPYRLKCDREPLNNKLGPPEFYPQTPNCPEETLTKEYVQSGYKETVEGIEEAREIVLSHISYFCKPDIVGKCKEALKKRLRAINESRAQKRKAGQVYGVPLSGSLLIKPGVYPEQRPCNEDSRRKWAEALAQPNKRLRLLSEHVPHGYRRKSLFDVLTRCNVPLLRATWFVKVTYLNQVRPTSSSISTGASDNQRSNQWTKDVVEYLQQLLDEFNLKEAHPSFKEQPSAGLISGATQVKLKHEAPSGGDTEEPLVHFKWWYMVRLVQWHLTEELLVPSVLIEWLCYQLQERDSVEALELLLPIVLGLVETITLSQTYVRMFVEILVRRLSDASAVDNPKRSSISSVIAELLRYMVLAVPDTFVSLDCFPLPSFVVPDVYGRGALLKITGGGEMSSSKRRDVYRYLSCGYAVCSIQRRASDLATLASPNVHARGAAKVVQALDKALVTGNLTMAYSSLFNDLSDALMEERWIKEVSPCLQSSLMWIGTVELSLICSIFFLCEWATCDYRDCRTSPSQNVKFTGRRDISQIHLAVSILKSKMSEMNKLSRSKSSSRIAMNNIGKGSSLNDASVAATKVGDSSGLRSNGKNEEEKKERKDIFESPGPLHDIIVCWLDQHEVSSAAGFKRVDVLIIELIRSGVFYPQAYVRQLIISGVTDKNGTLLDTERKRRHHRILKQLPGSSLFDILEEDVVAEEQQLHEVMSTYSSERRLVLSELLSGQSFDANNRAEYTSSSYLRIPSGGTNLGGVPEQVEDVKVLVSSLLCFIYPHSAESEQNETKMNFQGSSTSTLTQVDTGEAKNGCEDCMRINGQKLDERTSPFFPLIQSDEEDVWWVRKGTELQESFKAEPALKSIKQTSRGRAKVVRKTQNLAQLATAKIEGSQGEASTSHLCESKLSCPHHKPSTDGDNGKDADHMRMANLAEVGKSLKKLRLLERRSISVWLLKSVRQLVEGNETTACKASNSISSFSSQPDDKTASKWRLGDEELMSILYILDTCCDLASATRFLVWLLAKIRGGMGTLGQVGRSAAHMKNRDNQVCQVGEAFVFSSLLRYENILLATDLLPEVLNASTNRNFVLGTARHPAPAAFPYTRYFLRKYRDVASVVRWEKNFRTTCDQRLLADLDNGRSIDGDFVSSSGVLGGEEIDDQVRQKLNGRGSRIIPNMKEIVQRQAEDIQRNLKEKKIPAAPKSPSFEKEDSYQIAHDTVLGLVECIRQNGGATPDGDPSAVASAVSAVVVNAGHVIAKHLDFAGGNYHGVASIGNSLSFVRHTLHIHINSLCLLKEALGDRFSRVFEVALAVEASSAVTAAFAPPKVQRNQFQPSSETHDAYGNHTNEPLSTSGKGFVGRAGKVAAAISALVVGAVVHGAVSLERMTAVLKIKDGLEIQQVLRGLRPSSNGASRSAVTFKMDNSIEVLVHWFRILLGNCRTVYDGLIADILGESYVLALSRLQQKLPLSVVFPPAYSVFAIVRWRQYILSREDMQVYQSIANAINDITRHQPFRDICFRNTHQLYDLLAADVGDSEFAAMLETHCSDKNVRQLFMPLRGRLFLNALVDCKTPAVIQVDGSEPGETKENELKLLSERLVQSLDTLQPAKFHWQWVELRLLLDEQALAEKLDKAEKSKIPMPILMTLADGLRKLSPNSESFTLSESEKGFTEIILSRLVARPDAAPLYSEVVHLLGKLQESLVVDVKWILQGQDAVLGRKSTRQQLLTIATRRGVPIKAQVWKPWGWSSLLTDVMANRSAKRKLEATPIEEGEVVDDPADAKRPSKSTPSNIDRSVEATRSNINKYVTEKAFAELMLPCIDRSSPEFRSIFAGELIKQMGTVSEHIKAISRNGAKHVGLVPSGNDVSSNKSSGRKGIRGGSPNIGRRVTVGNDPTPPSASALQAIVWLRLQFIIRLLQVILADRGMRHTLAPAILSLLAARIIYEDADSPLPPASLIASRREVDSLLEPPMDVLLDRPSESLFERLLCVFHALLGNCKPSWMKSKPVSKPTVRASRDIPAFDNEAAVALQSALDHMELPGAIRRRIQAAMPILPAARHPSIQCQPPQLSLAALSPLQSTPSTSGPQQKSTSHSWVPTNISGRSKAVLPPQDPEMEVDPWTLLEDGTSCPSTSSGSNSASGIAPDHSNLKACSWLKGAVRVRRTELTYIGSLDDDS; from the exons ATGCAGAGGTACGCGGGCGCCGGCAACAGCAACAGCTCTGGGTTTAGTGGCGGCCCCGCGTCGGCCGGCGGCAGGGACAGCTCCAGGCTCGATGTCTCGCCCTACGCCCCGCCCAATTACCCCCTGAACCCGAG GCGACAACAACAGCTTGCTCCGTACAGGCTAAAGTGTGACAGGGAACCACTTAATAACAA GCTTGGACCACCTGAGTTCTATCCTCAAACACCAAACTGTCCTGAAGAGACCTTAACCAAAGAATATGTACAGTCTGGGTACAAGGAGACTGTTGAAGGAATTGAG GAAGCAAGAGAGATCGTACTCAGTCATATCTCATACTTCTGCAAGCCAGATATCGTGGGAAAATGCAAGGAG GCACTAAAGAAACGGTTAAGGGCTATTAATGAATCTCGTGCTCAAAAGAGAAAG GCTGGCCAAGTTTATGGAGTTCCTCTTTCTGGATCACTGTTGATAAAACCTGGAGTTTATCCGGAGCAAAGACCATGTAATGAGGACTCCCGCAGAAAATGGGCTGAG GCCCTTGCCCAGCCAAACAAGCGACTGCGTTTGTTATCTGAGCACGTTCCTCATGGTTATCGTAGGAAATCACTTTTTGATGTTCTTACTCGATGCAATGTTCCATTACTAAGGGCAACATGGTTTGTGAAAGTTACATACCTAAATCAG GTTCGACCAACATCCAGCAGTATCTCAACTGGTGCTTCTGATAATCAACGATCTAACCAGTGGACAAAGGATGTTGTTGAATATTTGCAACAGCTTCTGGACGAATTTAATCTAAAAGAGGCACATCCGTCTTTTAAAGAACAGCCGTCCGCAGGGCTTATTTCTGGAGCAACTCAAGTAAAATTGAAACATGAAGCACCCTCAGGTGGAGACACTGAAGAGCCCTTGGTGCACTTCAAATGGTGGTATATGGTTCGTCTTGTCCAATGGCATCTCACAGAAGAATTGCTAGTTCCCTCGGTACTTATTGAATGGTTATGTTACCAACTTCAG GAGAGAGATTCAGTTGAGGCCTTGGAGCTTCTTTTGCCTATTGTACTGGGCTTGGTTGAGACCATCACTCTCTCACAAACATATGTGCGGATGTTCGTGGAAATTCTGGTCAGACGTCTGAGTGATGCTTCTGCTGTTGATAATCCGAAAAGGTCATCTATCTCTTCTGTTATAGCTGAGTTACTGCGATACATGGTACTTGCGGTGCCAGATACATTTGTTTCTTTGGACTGCTTTCCTCTTCCTTCATTTGTGGTCCCTGATGTATATGGTAGAGGTGCTTTGCTGAAGATTACTGGTGGTGGTGAAATGTCTAGTTCTAAGAGGCGGGATGTGTACCGGTATCTGTCCTGTGGTTATGCTGTCTGTTCAATTCAGAGACGAGCATCTGATCTGGCGACTCTTGCCAGTCCTAATGTTCATGCACGTGGTGCAGCTAAAGTGGTACAGGCTTTGGACAAGGCTCTTGTCACAGGAAATTTGACAATGGCGTATTCTTCACTCTTTAATGATCTATCTGATGCATTAATGGAAGAGAGGTGGATTAAAGAAGTCAGCCCTTGCTTGCAGTCTTCTCTAATGTGGATTGGGACTGTTGAGTTATCCCTAATCTGTTccatattttttctttgtgaatggGCAACATGTGATTATCGTGATTGCCGTACATCTCCCAGTCAGAATGTAAAATTTACAGGAAGAAGAGATATATCTCAGATACATCTGGCGGTGTCTATCTTGAAAAGCAAAATGAGCGAGATGAATAAATTGTCTCGGTCTAAGAGTAGCAGTCGCATTGCAATGAATAATATCGGTAAAGGTTCTTCGCTGAATGATGCTTCAGTGGCTGCAACTAAAGTGGGTGATTCTTCTGGATTGAGAAGTAATggaaaaaatgaggaggagaagaaggaaaggaaggATATCTTTGAAAGTCCTGGTCCATTGCATGACATTATTGTGTGTTGGCTGGATCAACATGAGGTTAGCAGTGCTGCAGGTTTTAAACGTGTGGATGTTCTCATCATAGAGCTTATTCGCAGCGGTGTATTTTATCCTCAAGCTTATGTAAGGCAGCTAATTATTAGTGGAGTAACCGATAAGAATGGTACTCTGCTAGATACGGAAAGAAAAAGGAGGCACCACAGAATTTTAAAGCAGCTTCCTGGGTCATCTTTATTTGATATTCTCGAGGAAGATGTAGTTGCTGAAGAGCAACAATTGCATGAGGTGATGTCAACATATTCCAGTGAGCGACGCCTTGTGCTTTCTGAACTTTTGAGTGGTCAGTCATTTGATGCAAACAACAGGGCTGAGTATACTTCAAGTTCCTACCTCCGGATTCCATCAGGAGGTACTAATCTCGGTGGTGTGCCTGAACAAGTAGAAGATGTGAAAGTTCTGGTGTCGAGCCTGTTGTGTTTTATATATCCTCACTCGGCAGAATCAGAACAAAATGAAACTAAAATGAACTTTCAAGGATCGTCTACTTCAACACTGACACAAGTTGATACCGGAGAAGCAAAAAATGGCTGTGAGGATTGTATGAGGATTAATGGACAAAAGTTGGACGAGAGAACCTCTCCTTTCTTCCCATTGATTCAATCAGACGAGGAAGATGTTTGGTGGGTGAGGAAAGGGACAGAGCTACAGGAATCTTTTAAGGCTGAACCTGCACTGAAGTCTATTAAACAAACTTCTAGAGGTAGAGCTAAAGTGGTTCGCAAAACACAGAATCTCGCACAGCTTGCGACTGCTAAAATTGAAGGCAGTCAGGGGGAGGCATCTACAAGTCATCTTTGCGAGAGCAAGCTGAGCTGTCCTCACCATAAACCTAGCACTGATGGTGACAATGGCAAAGATGCTGATCACATGAGGATGGCAAATCTGGCTGAAGTTGGGAAGTCATTGAAGAAACTTAGATTGCTTGAAAGGCGCTCCATCTCTGTGTGGTTGTTGAAATCAGTAAGGCAACTTGTTGAAGGAAATGAAACGACAGCTTGCAAAGCTAGCAATTCCATAAGCTCCTTTTCCTCTCAGCCTGATGACAAAACTGCCTCCAAATGGAGGCTGGGCGATGAAGAACTGATGTCAATTCTCTATATACTGGACACATGCTGTGATTTAGCCTCTGCTACAAGGTTCCTTGTATGGTTGCTAGCAAAAATTCGgggaggaatgggtacgcttggtcAAGTTGGGAGAAGTGCGGCACATATGAAGAACAGAGATAACCAAGTTTGTCAGGTCGGTGAGGCATTTGTGTTCTCATCCTTGCTTAG GTACGAGAACATACTTCTTGCAACTGATCTCTTGCCTGAAGTCCTCAATGCTTCAACGAACAGAAATTTTGTGTTAGGAACTGCAAGGCATCCTGCACCAGCAGCTTTTCCTTATACCCGGTATTTTTTGAGGAAATATAGGGATGTGGCTAGCGTGGTTAGGTGGGAGAAAAATTTTAGGACCACATGTGACCAGCGACTGCTAGCTGATCTTGATAATGGTCGGTCGATTGATGGTGATTTTGTTTCCTCTTCGGGAGTCTTAGGAGGTGAAGAGATTGATGATCAAGTTCGTCAAAAGCTTAACGGAAGGGGTTCAAGAATTATTCCAAATATGAAGGAGATAGTGCAGCGGCAAGCTGAAGATATTCAACGCAATTTGAAGGAAAAGAAAATTCCTGCAGCACCCAAGAGTCCCTCTTTTGAGAAGGAAGACAGTTATCAAATTGCACATGACACTGTTTTGGGCTTAGTAGAATGTATCAGGCAAAACGGAGGAGCAACTCCAGATGGAGACCCTTCAGCAGTTGCTTCTGCTGTTTCTGCAGTTGTTGTGAATGCCGGGCATGTCATAGCTAAACATTTGGATTTTGCAGGGGGTAACTATCATGGAGTTGCTTCTATTGGTAATTCATTAAGCTTTGTTCGGCACACTTTGCACATCCACATAAATTCTCTCTGCTTACTGAAAGAAGCTCTTGGGGATCGCTTCAGTCGGGTTTTTGAAGTAGCTCTGGCTGTTGAAGCTTCTTCAGCTGTTACAGCAGCTTTTGCTCCTCCTAAGGTCCAGCGCAATCAGTTTCAACCATCTTCTGAGACTCATGATGCCTATGGAAATCATACAAACGAACCTCTTAGTACCTCAGGGAAAGGCTTTGTTGGGAGGGCTGGAAAAGTAGCCGCTGCTATCTCTGCACTTGTTGTGGGTGCTGTTGTTCATGGAGCTGTGAGTCTTGAGCGGATGACTGCTGTCCTGAAAATAAAAGATGGCCTGGAAATTCAGCAGGTACTAAGAGGTTTGAGACCTAGCTCTAATGGTGCGTCCCGTTCTGCTGTAACCTTTAAGATGGATAATTCAATAGAGGTTTTGGTTCACTGGTTTAGGATTCTATTGGGGAACTGTAGAACCGTCTATGATGGGCTTATTGCAGACATTCTTGGCGAGTCCTATGTTCTTGCACTATCGAGATTGCAGCAGAAGCTTCCTTTGAGTGTGGTATTTCCTCCAGCATATTCAGTTTTTGCAATAGTACGTTGGAGGCAGTATATCCTTAGCCGAGAAGACATGCAAGTTTACCAGTCTATTGCAAATGCAATAAATGACATCACCAGGCATCAACCTTTTCGAGATATTTGCTTTCGTAATACACATCAGCTGTATGATCTTCTTGCTGCTGATGTTGGTGATTCGGAGTTTGCTGCAATGCTTGAAACACATTGCTCTGACAAGAATGTGAGGCAGCTATTCATGCCTCTCCGTGGCCGTCTTTTTCTGAATGCCCTTGTTGATTGTAAAACGCCAGCAGTTATTCAGGTGGATGGTTCGGAACCTGGTGAGACAAAAGAGAATGAGTTAAAACTCCTCTCGGAGAGGCTTGTTCAGTCCCTAGATACCCTCCAACCTGCAAAGTTCCATTGGCAATGGGTTGAGTTGAGGCTTCTTTTAGATGAACAGGCTCTTGCAGAAAAACTTGATAAAGCTGAAAAAAGTAAGATACCCATGCCGATACTGATGACACTTGCAGACGGGCTTCGGAAGCTGTCCCCTAATTCTGAGAGCTTTACACTATCTGAAAGCGAGAAAGGGTTTACTGAAATCATCCTGTCGAGATTAGTTGCCAGACCTGATGCTGCTCCTCTCTACTCTGAAGTTGTCCACCTTCTTGGGAAGCTACAGGAGTCACTTgtcgtggatgtcaagtggatccTTCAAGGGCAAGATGCTGTTCTGGGACGCAAGTCCACAAGACAGCAGCTTCTTACTATTGCTACACGAAGAGGTGTTCCAATAAAGGCACAGGTTTGGAAACCATGGGGATGGTCCAGCTTGCTCACTGATGTAATGGCTAACAGAAGTGCCAAGAGGAAATTGGAAGCCACTCCGATCGAGGAAGGAGAAGTTGTGGATGACCCTGCCGATGCCAAAAGGCCAAGCAAAAGTACCCCAAGTAATATCGATAGAAGCGTTGAAGCCACCAGATCTAATATAAATAAATATGTAACtgagaaggcctttgctgaattaatGTTGCCATGCATCGACAGGAGTTCGCCTGAATTTCGCAGTATATTTGCTGGTGAATTAATCAAACAGATGGGAACTGTCAGTGAACACATCAAAGCAATATCACGAAATGGTGCCAAACATGTTGGTTTAGTTCCTTCAGGAAATGATGTTTCATCGAACAAATCCAGTGGTCGTAAAGGAATTCGAGGTGGAAGTCCAAATATTGGCAGGCGAGTCACGGTTGGTAATGATCCAACTCCTCCTTCAGCATCTGCTCTGCAGGCAATAGTGTGGCTGCGCCTCCAATTTATCATCAGGCTGCTTCAAGTAATCCTGGCAGATAG GGGCATGAGGCATACACTTGCTCCTGCGATACTAAGCCTGCTTGCGGCACGCATAATCTATGAAGATGCAGATTCGCCCCTTCCTCCTGCCAGTTTGATTGCCTCGAGACGGGAAGTGGACTCTTTGCTGGAACCTCCCATGGATGTCCTGCTTGATCGCCCAAGCGAGAGTCTTTTCGAGAGGCTTTTATGTGTTTTCCATGCGCTGCTTGGCAATTGCAAACCAAGTTGGATGAAGTCGAAGCCAGTTTCCAAGCCAACCGTCAGAGCCTCACGAGATATCCCTGCATTTGATAATGAAGCGGCTGTGGCCTTGCAG TCTGCGTTGGACCATATGGAGTTGCCTGGAGCAATCAGGCGAAGGATCCAGGCGGCGATGCCGATTCTCCCAGCAGCTCGGCACCCTAGTATACAATGCCAGCCTCCCCAGCTGTCCCTGGCTGCACTGTCACCACTCCAGAGCACTCCATCTACATCAGGTCCTCAACAGAAAAGCACTTCTCACAGTTGGGTTCCCACCAACATCTCGGGCAGAAGCAAGGCGGTGTTGCCTCCCCAAGACCCCGAGATGGAGGTAGACCCCTGGACCTTGCTTGAGGACGGCACCAGCTGCCCCTCCACATCATCAGGAAGCAACAGCGCCAGCGGCATCGCCCCCGACCACTCCAACCTGAAGGCGTGCAGCTGGCTCAAGGGCGCGGTCAGGGTGCGGAGGACGGAGCTGACATACATCGGGTCTCTGGACGACGACAGCTGA